In the Acidobacteriota bacterium genome, CAGGCCGAGGGGCGTTCCGCCGTTGCGCAACAACAGGCACGCCAACACGCCGCCGAAATGATCGAACACCCCGACCAGTTGACCGACGATTACAAAGTCGAAGTCTCGCTGCCGCCGCAAGAGGCCGAACCGCCGAAAGAGCGCCCGACGAGTGATCGCCCAACAAATGACCCGGTCAAACCGCCTGCGGAAAAGAAATCCACCACGGGTAAACTGGTTTCGTTCGTGCCCTTCGCAGCCTTGCCGCTCTTGGCTTGGCCGATCCTGTCGAAGCTGGTTGCGGTCTGGCATCTGGCGAGCATCTTTCTGCGCGTCGGTTCGGTCACGTTTGGCGGCGGCTTCGTGATGATTCCGCAGATCGAGACCGACGTCGTGAATGTGCATCAGTGGATGACGCATCAAGCCTTCGCCGACGGCATGGCCTTCGGCCAGATCACGCCCGGCCCGGTGCTGATTACGGCGACGTTCATTGGCTACAAAGTCGCAGGGGTTCTGGGGGCGCTCGTAGCGACGATTGCCGCCTTCCTGCCTTCGTTCGTGATGACCGTGATCGCGGGCACTTCGCTCAATCGCTTCCGCACCAATCATCAGGTGCAAGCCTTCCTCGGCGGCGTCGCCCCTGCGGTCGTCGGCATGCTCGCGGCAGCCGGTGTCAGTTTGGCGAAATCAGGCGTGAGCGGCTCGACAGGCTTCGGCATCGCGACGCTGGCGTTTTTGCTGATGATGCGGGCGGCGGTGAATCCGGTGATTATTATTTTTGGGTGTGGGATGTTGCAGTGGGCGATTGCAAGAGGACTGATTGGGTTGCCGTAGTGTGATTTTTCAGCAACAAACGCCTGCCATTGCGTTCAGAAAAGGAACCCATCTTCGCATAGCAAAGGAGGTACACTGTGAATCTATTTGGAGCATTAATAATGTTGATGATCACCCTGTTTGTCCAAAACAGGGGATCAGCTATTCCCGCTCAGCAATTACCTGAAAAACGTAGGGAAGAAGTCAGACGGCATCAAATAGACGATAGCTTGCGCAACGCCAGCAAGGTCAAAGTTATTTTTCAAGGGAACCGTGTGTTCACCAGCCAAGAGCTTTATGAACAAATGGAGCGTTCGCGCAACACAAATTCAGCCAAGCCCTTTGCGCTGAAAACACCATTTTATTCTGAGGACTTGCAGCATGACCTAGAGGGAATTCGGTTTTTCCTCGGCACCAAAGGATATTTGATGGCGCGTTATACTGGCCCAGAAGTGCAAGTAACTGAGAATCAAACACAAGTGATCTTGCACATCGAAGAAGGCGCGTTTTATCGCATTGGCAAGCTTGAGGTCGTTGGGAATCGGTTGTTTCCAACAGAACAGCTTATTGCGATGTCAGG is a window encoding:
- a CDS encoding chromate transporter produces the protein MKATGDLTKARTTKSQPTKRSLKTRLREFSFFAREWIAEQFPLPEERIAWRALAETFLHLGATGFGGGIAVIGQIRRLVVREREWMSEEEFLDAVSLAQSLPGANAANAITYVGLKLGGLRGAAVSVASFILPSFLMMMALTIAHGHLSERPDAKLIFQGFNAAVVGLIAATTARLGQTAMQRQWHLELGVAAGFVLIFTDTTVAEVVLLAGLIGVFIQSFRGRVRQRWRRQARKEKQAEGRSAVAQQQARQHAAEMIEHPDQLTDDYKVEVSLPPQEAEPPKERPTSDRPTNDPVKPPAEKKSTTGKLVSFVPFAALPLLAWPILSKLVAVWHLASIFLRVGSVTFGGGFVMIPQIETDVVNVHQWMTHQAFADGMAFGQITPGPVLITATFIGYKVAGVLGALVATIAAFLPSFVMTVIAGTSLNRFRTNHQVQAFLGGVAPAVVGMLAAAGVSLAKSGVSGSTGFGIATLAFLLMMRAAVNPVIIIFGCGMLQWAIARGLIGLP